In Cyprinus carpio isolate SPL01 chromosome A14, ASM1834038v1, whole genome shotgun sequence, a single window of DNA contains:
- the LOC109066807 gene encoding stress-70 protein, mitochondrial-like, whose product MLSAARSVSRAQRCCSTVSDLIQKAGWRGLTAQTLQTAARRCYASEAIRGAVVGIDLGTTNSCVAVMEGKQAKVLENAEGARTTPSVVAFTADGERLVGMPAKRQAVTNPNNTLYATKRLIGRRYDDAEVQKDLKNVPYKIVRASNGDAWLEAHGKLYSPSQAGAFILIKMKETAENYLGHTVKNAVITVPAYFNDSQRQATKDAGQIAGLNVLRVINEPTAAALAYGLDKTQDKIIAVYDLGGGTFDISVLEIQKGVFEVKSTNGDTFLGGEDFDQHLLRHIVKEFKRESGVDLTKDTMALQRVREAAEKAKCELSSSLQTDINLPYLTMDASGPKHLNMKLTRSQFEGIVADLIRRTVAPCQKAMQDAEVSKSDIGEVLLVGGMSRMPKVQQTVQDLFGRAPSKSVNPDEAVAIGAAIQGGVLAGDVTDVLLLDVTPLSLGIETLGGVFTKLINRNTTIPTKKSQVFSTAADGQTQVEIKVCQGEREMAADNKILGQFTLVGIPPAPRGVPQIEVTFDIDANGIVHVSAKDKGTGREQQIVIQSSGGLSKDDIENMIKNAEKYAEEDRRRKDRVEAVNMAEGIVHDTESKMEEFKDQLPADECDKLKEEIAKVRELLSRKDAETGENIKQAATNLQQASLKLFEMAYKKMASEREGGSGSGSGGEAGEKKEGQQ is encoded by the exons gctGGTTGGCGTGGACTGACTGCGCAGACCCTGCAGACTGCAGCCAGGCGCTGTTATGC GTCCGAGGCGATCCGAGGCGCTGTCGTTGGCATCGATCTGGGGACCACCAACTCCTGCGTGGCTGTGATGGAGGGGAAACAAGCAAAG GTGCTGGAGAACGCCGAGGGAGCGAGGACCACGCCGTCAGTGGTGGCCTTCACAGCGGACGGAGAGAGACTCGTGGGGATGCCGGCTAAACGCCAGGCCGTCACCAACCCCAACAACACGCTCTACGCTACGAAACGCCTGATCGGACGCCGCTACGATGACGCTGAAGTTCAGAAAGATTT GAAGAACGTGCCGTATAAGATCGTGCGTGCGTCTAACGGAGACGCCTGGCTGGAGGCCCACGGTAAACTGTACTCGCCAAGTCAGGCCGGAGCCTTCATCCTCATCAAGATGAAGGAGACCGCAG AGAACTACCTGGGTCACACGGTGAAGAACGCTGTTATTACAGTTCCGGCTTACTTCAACGACTCTCAGAGACAG GCAACCAAGGACGCCGGACAGATCGCGGGTTTGAATGTGCTCCGTGTTATTAACGAGCCGACGGCTGCTGCTTTAGCCTACGGTCTGGACAAGACTCAGGACAAAAT AATCGCTGTGTATGATCTCGGCGGTGGGACGTTCGATATCTCTGTCCTGGAGATCCAGAAGGGTGTGTTCGAGGTGAAGTCCACCAATGGAGACACGTTCTTGGGCGGAGAAGATTTCGACCAGCATCTCCTCAGACATATAGTGAAGGAGTTCAAGAGagag TCTGGAGTGGATCTGACCAAAGACACCATGGCTCTGCAGCGGGTGAGAGAGGCTGCGGAGAAGGCCAAGTGTGAGCTGTCTTCCTCTCTGCAG ACGGACATCAACCTGCCGTACCTGACGATGGACGCCTCTGGCCCCAAACACCTGAACATGAAGCTGACCCGCTCTCAGTTCGAGGGCATCGTGGCGGATCTGATCCGCAGGACCGTGGCCCCCTGTCAGAAGGCCATGCAGGACGCCGAGGTCTCCAAGAGCGACATTGGAGAAGTGCTGCTGGTGGGAGGAATGAGCCGCATGCCGAAG gtCCAGCAGACGGTGCAGGATCTGTTCGGTCGTGCTCCCAGTAAGTCGGTGAACCCCGACGAAGCCGTGGCCATCGGAGCGGCCATCCAGGGAGGCGTTCTGGCCGGAGACGTGACCGACGTGCTGCTGCTGGACGTCACTCCTCTGTCTCTCGGCATCGAGACTCTGGGAGGAGTCTTCACTAAACTCATCAACAGAAACACAACCATCCCCACCAAGAAGAGCCAG GTGTTCTCCACCGCTGCTGATGGACAGACTCAAGTAGAGATCAAAGTTTGTCAGGGAGAGCGAGAGATGGCTGCAGACAACAAGATCCTGGGACAGTTCACCCTG GTCGGCATCCCTCCGGCTCCTCGGGGTGTTCCTCAGATTGAAGTCACCTTTGATATCGACGCTAACGGGATCGTGCACGTCTCCGCTAAAGACAAGGGCACCGGCCGAGAACAGCAGA TTGTCATCCAGTCGTCTGGTGGACTCAGCAAAGACGACATCGAAAACATGATCAAGAACGCTGAGAAGTACGCCGAGGAGGACCGGAGACGGAAG GATCGCGTGGAAGCGGTGAACATGGCCGAGGGCATCGTCCACGACACCGAGTCAAAGATGGAGGAGTTTAAGGACCAGCTGCCCGCTGATGAG tgtgACAAACTGAAGGAGGAGATCGCTAAAGTACGAGAGCTGCTCTCGCGGAAGGACGCGGAGACGGGAGAAAACATCAAGCAAGCAGCCACAAACCTGCAGCAGGCCTCGCTCAAACTCTTCGAGATGGCCTACAAGAAG atggCGTCGGAGCGGGAAGGCGGCTCTGGATCCGGCTCCGGAGGAGAAGCGGGAGAGAAGAAGGAGGGCCAGCAGTAA